The DNA sequence AAATATCTTATTGCATTGTGGGACCTCTAATTTTAAACTTGCCTGGAAACATTGTATGACTGTACTTTTAAATGTTTGTGACATTTTCTGTAGCTGTGCTGATTCTTTATTTGTACCAGGTGCAAGAATCAACTTAAATCCAGAGTATAGATCAAGTGTACCCAGGTAGAATGaacatatgtatgtttgtgtgaatTGATGAACATATGTTcactttatataaaatataaacatagtCTCAACAATGTGTATGGTGCATATAAGAAATTCTGAGGAGGATTTTTTCTGTATGAaaggggagctggggatgtttagcctggagaagagaaggttaagaggtgatatgatagccctgtttaaatatctgaaaggatgtcatagtgatgatggagcaagcttgttttctgcagctccagagacaaggacacggtgcaatggattcaaactatagaaaaagagattccacctcaacattaggaagaacttcctgacagtaagatctgctAGAACACACTcgcttggagtgtggtggagtcttcttctttgaaggtttttaagcagaggctggatggccatctgttgaggatgctttgattgtgtgttcctgaatggcaggaggttggactggatggcccttggggcctctttcaactctatgatcctatgattgtGATCCTCCCAACATTTTAGGTTCACTCACTCACtggtattacatttttatttaagaatgGGGCAGTCCTTAAAGTAGATTACCTACTATTTTGTTGGGACAGACTGCTTTGATTAGATTCTCTGCCTTTTCCTTTTGGAAGAAGCCTGATTCCATTCCTTTGTATATAAGGGAAAGATTTTTTTGTAGAAGTTCCCAGAGCCAAACTTTCTGCCAAACCCTTTCTGGATGAGTATCAGCTTGTTTTCAGATTTTTACAGTCTGTTGTGTGTCTGAATCAGTATTTAGTCGATTCTCTGCCAACCTAAACCTGTGGACTTTATTCCCACCAAACACTAGAATATGTCGCACAAAGGTCTTGGAGGCTtctgtgaaaaaaatgttttaataaaataataataaacaataaaaaatttatttgtatcccacccctctgagaacaatcggggcggttAACAAAGTTAGAagtacagcacatataaaatccctcaTGCCCTCCCcaccttaaaaaagtattaaatccaatgcaaagtttaaaaacaaacaaacaaacaaacaaaaacatacaagttaaaaactgaccagaaggtcaacaacatcactcaGCAAGCAATCAATGGGAacggcagtatcttattcccagacgtttttctgaggctgggttctctattctgggaaggcctgccggaagagatccatcttaacagcctttttaaagctgtctaaggatgtaagtagacagatctcatccagcaggccgttccacagtctgggggcgacgatggaaaatgtcctctgggaggtagccgagagcctagatttttgtggcagaagtaggcctctcccagaggagtggAGTGCGCAGGGAGGATTGTTTTGATACAGACAACTTGGGAAGTTGTGTTGGTCTCTAAGATACTAGCTGCTCAAAAAAGAAATATGGAGCCCATCATCCCAACCTTTTTTCAAGTTTATAAAACTGAGGGCAAGATACTATTGGACCACTGATGGAGATTGTGATAGGCCTGGGTTCCAAggctgcttctccttcctgaACTGAACAGCTAGATGGTGGCCTGGTACAGTATACCTCTACCATCAATCAGTAGCTAGGAGTGTAGAGCTGTCCTTGAAAGTCATCCAGCTGCAGGTGTGCATCTGATACAAAGGCATTGCACAAAGAGTTATTGGAAACACAATGCTCCATTGCACATTGCTCCAAAATTACTTAAACAAGGGTAACTTTAGAGTTATGCCAGTATAAGttctcaacaggattctggcctatgcCCAGCAGAAGGAGTTTTCAGCTGTCCGTAAAACTGTATTCTCACAAAAATATTGGTATAGGTGGTAGTGCTTGACATTTTTTTCTGTAATAATTCTACATGAAATGGACTGATCTGAGGATTCAATTTTAGGAGTACTTGATGTTACCACAATACCCCAAGGACCGAATTGTATATGGGCGTCTTTTCAATATGTTCGGTGTAAGGTAGGTTAACATAAAGTTATGTTGTGTGTGACCTGTTTGAATAGTTAATAGCTATTCAGAAAGATTATGTGGTTTTTAAGGCAGATAATATTTTGTGCAATGCTACATTCTGACATGCATTGGCAATACTGAAGAATTCAGGGGTGAGTTGGTGAAAATTAATAGTAGACTCCAAAGTTCTGAATGATCTACCCCAAAGTTTTATATTAAGGCTGAGCAACACAAGAAAGCTCAAGATTTTGAGCAGGTGTCCTTTAGTAGTACTTTCTTAAACCTACCCTCCAGGATGGACTGGAGGTAATGCAAATCAACAGCTCTAGCCTCACGCCAGAACAATGTTCTAATAATGGTATCGAAGGCTACTAGGAAGTTAAACACAATAATTGGACAATACATCTTTTGTCTAGTGTCTGTCACAGATTGGCTGGtaaattcatttttcttcccagtCCAAGTTTAAAACCATATCAGAATAAATCAAGATAATCTGCTTCAGCTAGAAGGGCCTGAATTTGCAACAACATTGGACggtatcacacgggggaaattggaaggttaatgcagtgtgatcccaggtgcaatcatgggatttcacgttTTTGCACGAGAGGTTATCACATGTAATCAAAGGCTATCCTAAATCAATTCGAACCCAATTCTGGGGCATCCGAGAGACAGGCAAATTTGGGGAaatagaatttacaaatcctgttccactccaaagttgcattcaattcaaatttggcaggtatggaacacATGTCTCGGTCACCCTCGGATTGCCtttgaatcagactacaattcccaagctccttttcTGACTGCAGTTTTCTCTCCTGTGCTCCCTGGCTGTTCCTTCTGGGGGCAAAGGGGCCAGAAAAGTGAAGGTGATTGTGCTACCCGGGGGGGGGAATGCTCTGGCCTCCCCCAAAAGTTAAAAGACCAGCACCAAAGTccgcctttcctccctccctccctctcggtGTGGGaggcttttctctcagcctcgcAAAGTTCCTCTCAgagttctggagctgttttggggatgaagcaacCCTCcgcacaaagacacacacacacaacctccctCCTCTCAGCCCTTTGTGGTTCTTTCCCTTCGCAAACTCATCttctccaactggagggaagggattggccagggctctctttttctctctcacgaccctgtcacagggttttcttggcaggtttattcagatggggtttgccattgccattttctaaagaggctgagagtgtgagttgcaccaggtcacccagtgggattcgatccctgccttctagagtcatagtccaatgctcaaaccaagtacaaggctgaagtggtgaattgcctaaataatgtgtcataaggggtaatgaatgaacaaataatgtgaaacaaggtaAAGCCCtgccggaagtgtaaaaaggtcatgatTCGATTCTGTTCTCACTGTTCATGTGCAGGGATATTAATTTGAATTCTAGGCTACAAATGgtatgtactcatatgataatttcttttgcatttgcactactttggctttgggatgggtgctgtgtcattctgtggtgtgataaccatccacgtaattgcattcatttccaaattggccccactttcttttctttcgaaactgagagacattcctcccatgtggtAATGCCCATTGTGTTCTTAGCCTCAGAATAGAACATTAGATACTGTTCAGGCATTATTCAGTACAATGGtacattattattttcattctcaGCAAAAGTATTACTGTTCAGGCCATGGTTTCAGATCCCAGGAAATTAATGCTAACTAttgcgggatacagaccgcccaaagtgGGCAGTCTCCCACCACCCTAgtttgctccacagggaagctgcagcctccagaccgtggggcttccctgcagagcaaaaagaactctTAAAAGACGGGTTCTTTATGCGGCGCACTTGTGATGCCATAGTGCACCAAtggcgtccgtcacatcaaaatggcggcgcccatatgtacAAGGCGCCATTATTTTGATGTCCTggcgccgtactagggttagggagtgtctaaAAACTatgctcccgggcaaccctagtatgtcgtcaggacgtactaaaaggcccatgtaaacagggccatTGTTTTCCCAACTGGAAGAGCACCTGTGTGGGATAAGTACCAGAAGGATAAGATGGGAACCTGAGCATAAGAGAGGTGGGAAAAAATCCCCATGGTCTGCTCTTCTTCATGCTTGGTCAGTTAAAATCTAACCAGAACTGGCCCCAAAATAATACAGATTCTTTCCTCTGCTTTTTCCAGATTTTTAGGGAATGGATTGGTAACTGAACGTGAATATAACCATTGGCGCAAGCAGCGGAAAATTATGGATCCAGCATTCAGTCGAACGTGAGGAAATAGAAGAGGTTTTTCAGTAGACTGGGTTTTTAAAGTAATGATGTGAATGTCAAACCATGTTATAGCCTcactgcacaattctaaatatgtTTCTGTGTGAGCAGGAAGAGAGATCCctctgtttcatttcttttactGCATTAGCAGTGTGCGTTCTCTCTTTTTGCATGTGTGTTGGAATCAAAACTTACTAGTGAACAGACTCAGTCTTCTCTGAttttagaaactaagcagggtcagacctggtacatacaggcatacctcaaggaacaaagcttctgacaaagaagttcctgTTTACAAAGACTTTCTATGCCTGGCCAGCTTACCCTTCCCTCCTTGTCCTCtggaaaaattttttttaaatagcattgacattgggaggatggtgatggcaggTTGGATtacctggttatttcattttgCTTGTGCCTATTGTCAGGATTGGATAAAAATTTTGTTGAAATACTCATCATTTTTATGGCATAGAAACctgttcctattctttccatgttatttctgcctttggttcCACATTTCTGTTAAGGAAGAAATGTGCATGAACACATCTACTTCACTAACTGATGTATATCTATATTTGGATATGAAACCACCTTGAAATATCAGGGATTTCTGAGTAGAGCTAAGAAAGAGTCATGCCTGAAACCTAGGAGATGCACTGCCAACCAGAGCTGACAATACTGGGCCAATGTCAAACTGAATATGAAGCTGCTTTTTATATTCCTGTGCCTGTAGATTTTGTGTGCAGTgaacaatttctttttcttgtgtcTGCCTTAATTTATAAACCCCTGCTTTAATTACAAAAGATGACTTTAAAAACTACAACACTCTTTCTTCAATAGCTTGTATTAATTTTAGTTACCTTATTGGCCTTATGGGAATTTTCAATGACCAAGCAGAAGAGCTTATGAAAGAGCTGGAAAAAGAGGCAGATGGAGAAACCAAAGTGGATGTGATGTACCTTCTGAGACGGGTGACACTGGACATCATTGCAAAGGTAGTGACTAGATGAGTTTCCTGTTTCTGTTGTAGAGTGGGAAATACATTGGGCCTtcagtatccactgggatttccTTCCAGGAcgttctatggataccaaaatttctTACAGGACATTCTATGGATGCTCCAATCCCATTATAAACAATAGTGTAGAAAAATGGTGTAGGGATGTGGTGGtttagcagttaagacactgactctaacTAGTGCAAAGTCAATTCAatcggcagtttgagacccaagtgccacggaacggaatgagctcccatcattagtcttagcttctgccaacctagtagttcgaaagcatgtaaaactgcaagtagataaatagataccactttggtgggaaggcaacagcattctgtgcaccttggcatttagtcatgctggccacatggccacagagttgtctttgtcAGTGTTGGCTCCCTTGGTtcagtaacagagatgagcagaaCTTGTGATTCCTGAACAACTCCATGCACTAGGATCCCAActattatcatccagttagtctgacatctataccaagaAAGCATATCATTAAAGAGANNNNNNNNNNNNNNNNNNNNNNNNNNNNNNNNNNNNNNNNNNNNNNNNNNNNNNNNNNNNNNNNNNNNNNNNNNNNNNNNNNNNNNNNNNNNNNNNNNNNtctttttgcagcgtcctccgaggcggcggtatggaagctacgggtccaaaacggacccaggtgaggcgtcttcattgccccccgtgtggaagctccaacacctgaagcacgcccccggggcgggccgtctggaggctctgcattcagctgaatacacctcctgcccgtctgtaacccgccttagtttgaGGCAATCTTTGCTGTGAGcttgcagagagctgtcttttggtggcaaacaggcccagacagccagaaagggcatttcttacacgttagctgATTTAGTTACCAAGAACAAGTTAGCCGAATCAGTTACCAGGAACTagttagccaaattagttaccaacatCAAATAAGACAAAGaaatcaggagctgaaagaccctggaccagctccattgagagaggagatcaaaccaagatcaaacccagagagatgacgtcctgaagattgctgaaactcaaattgtaaagtatcttttatctagagttggggaggagaaaactctttatttttgttctttaaattaaacttccccctttttgaactttacattcagcttcagagcctttttgggtagaagtgtttgatctcaccagggaaCCGGCTttgcacacccaaatctgccaccatctttagttgggtgtgtcttcacaataggaatactgggagatgcagttcaacaatgCATGGTTCACATTCCTGCACTAAGCAGTGAATCCTATGCAACATCAGAAAAAAGTCACTACAGcattaccaccatcaccactacatTCCATCATTAATCTGTTATCTGCTGCTGTCCATTTCTTCCACTGCGGTTGACCTTCCAGTAGCTACACATATCTTTCCCTGGTTGCCTAGAAAAAGATATTgttgcccagtgctattcagacTTGTGGTTCAAGGACCAGTGCTGTTCTTTGAACTACTGATTGCTAGTTCCTGGCAAGTTTgcaggaaacaaagaaacaattgtacTCAATGGGTACAAATTCAGTGCTGGTCCCTGGTGCACAGGAAAACAGTAATTGCCAGTCTTCCACATCAGATAGACCGAAAACCACTGCTGTAGCCCACTTTTCATCTGATGACCAGGAACTTCAAaacctaggaccttatcacacatgggggggggggtttgcagctcagatccgcagtcactcctgttctagcaatgcagtGTGATTCTTTTtttacaccagatccagagtcactcctctctagcaatgcggattgaggttaaaatgtcatatttttccacacctggttccctttctgttgcccttccaaagtgaggggcaagcgaagtcagtccgattccaagcaagtcacatgatgtggactcaagcaaaggggagtgagtgcacattgtattaccacaccagaacaTACTTTGAgtgttcaacgattcgaatcggcacccttaggcatgctcagtggggctctggacgctgccctcgttctctgctccctccttagctgtcatccttcattgaggtgaaggaggaggcaggggatgatgggataggtggcaggttgaaggagaggagcagtgtggggtctaggagaaggcaggggatgatgggataggttgctgagggtccctggggccaggatcaggatgcaggaaaaggcagaggatgatgggataggtcgctggggNNNNNNNNNNgtccctggggccaggatcgggatgcaggagcagtcaggggatgatgggacaggtctcTGGgcgtccctggggccaggatcgggatgcaggagcagtcaggggatgatgggataggtcgctgggggtccctggggccaggattgggatgcaggagagggcaggggatgatgggataggtcactgggggtcccttgggccaggatcaggatgcaggtgCAGTCAGGGgttgatgggattggtgggaggctgaaggaggggagcagatcgaggtctaggaggatgcaggggacgcaggggatgatgggatcggctggttggcaaaGAGGAGGCGAttgcatgaaggaggaggagggtgatgaCGGAGCAGGaagcaggggccaagggggtggcatcggagtgcttttccacaccagaacaaatcgcaatgcaatcgaaggcagcctggaagcgaattctctggagtcactttttccctgtttttaccaaaatgaggggtgacttcagaaacactgctgaagcaattctcAAGGGGcgcccatagaaatcaatggcatctgataaaacaatcactttatgacatgaaaccgcatcattggaagtgcaatcacttcggaagtgagctggaactgagccacaccaccaccaaaaagctccatgtgatatactccctaATGTGCTCATTGTTGACCCAGACCATGGCTGATCTGTTATAGGATTTGCTTTTGATTTTGTCACCATATTTAATGGGctttttggcacatttagtctggcttcaCAACCTAAGGCCCGTCTGACTTGGGAGACCCTACCAGTAGCAATGCTTACGGCATGGGAGCATTCAAGCCCACCACCATAAAAAAAGGTTAAGCCAATTGgtaggaaaagggaggaaaaaactgTGGTTCCAATGGAAATAGGTGCTCTGAAAGCAATTTTCATCTGATTGGCAGAAGATTTGAGTTAGACTGCCATAGATAGAACCACAATAGCTTAAAGTGACACAACTAGGAATGTGCCACATTACTGACGATCCTTTGcagattcctagattcttggatagaatccaaATCTTTGATAGTCCAAAGTTCAGTTCAGCAACAACTGGTGGACTTTGAAACTGAGATGATGAGATTGAGGATATCACTCCTATATCTCCATGTATAGGTTTCTCAttaagaaccactgttctaaagaaCTGGTAAAAATGAGAGAGCCAACATGTTGTCATGGCTAGGGCCTTGGGCTAAGAGATGCATTCTCATATCCCAActagccataaaactcactggttgactttggcttagggcctgaacagacaggccaaaataaagctgctttgggtcactttggaggtatgctgtttaaatgacacacacatcttaagaggccagaagctgcacttaggactggagcgtggctttggtgcggcttcaggtctcttaggacgcatgcagtatttaaacagcatacctccaaagtgacccgaagcagctttattttggcctatctgttcagccCTTACTCATTCTGTCTTAACCTGACTTACGGCATACTTcagagttgttgtgaggataaaaattgGTAGGACAACCTCTTTGGATTCAAGTCAAAATAgttatataaacaaataaataaaatgataattgGAGAAAAGTTTCTGATAGATCCAAAGCtaaaagatgagagagagagagagagagagggagaaggagatggggagagagagatttattAATGGCTGTGTTTTATTTACCGCTAGGAGGTAAGTAAGTTAAAACTCTGAGCTTTGATTCTTAACCAACCTCATCCTAAACAGATTTCCCCAAAACCAAAGCCTTAATTCAGTGTAACTTAGTGATGGCATAGACTTATGGATTAGTCTATGTCAGCAGCCTGATGTTTATTTTAGCTGTCAGCATCTCTGaaattttaaaccagtttcaaGAACTTCCAGGAAAGCAAAATTCTTGGCATTGTGTGGACACAGcatactgttttaaaaacagtttttaaatgcCTGATAAAGCATCTTGGGAGGGGGGAAGTCTCAAGCCATTCTAATGAATGATTCATGGTGGCATTCTTTGTAGCTGCGCAGTGCAGCTAAGCTACAAGAAAGTGTTCCAAAAACTGTGAAGGACTCTATCTGGCTCTACTTCAATGTGCTCACAGATGCCATGACAAGGATGCAATCTGTTTAATGTCAGGGATGAATCACATGGCACTTTTCTTGCAAATGCTAGCATTATTTCCATGTCTCTAGGCAGAAGAAAGTATATTTGTCAGATAGAAAAGTGCTTCCATATCAGAGACTTAAAGGGCttgaacagactggccaaaataaagctgcatcgggtcactttggaggtatgctgtttaaatgatgcatgtgtcctaagagacctgAAGCCTCGCTaatgccacgctccagtcctaagaactggagtacAGCTtcggcacagcttctggcctcttaagatgtgtgtgtcatttaaacagcatacctccaaagtgacccgaagcagctttattttggtttgtctgtttgggccctctggAAATAGAGATTTGCTGCTTTTTATGTACACatctgtttgggttttttatgcATTTACATAAGGAACCACAAGTTCTCAGGATCCAATTTTTGCCCTCAAGACTGTGGGCCACATTTCCTCCCACTGATTATTTTTTGGTTTCTAAAAATGGCCCTTTAAGTCTAAAACAGTCTTATTCAGGCTAAATTGTTCAATggcaaaatatatttcatatattttatattacataGAGGCTTCTAGGCAGCACAAAATTTGCCACTGGAAGAACCCCACCAAACTATATATCCTTGGATTCCAGGGGACTGGCAGTAAAAACAGcaccaaactgctataactgtgcagtgcgGACACACCCAGGCTCTCAAAGTGCCATGTGCCAGTGCATAGTCTTTGCCAGAACTGGGAGAAGTGAACTGTAATCCAGATGTAGGAAACGTTTACTCATACAGACTGGGGATAAGTGGTctttcaaagactttgcctttagTTACTTATCTTCGAATTACAGAACTCTGAAAAGCTTACACAGAACATGAGAATTCCTCAGAAAACTCAAATTCTAATGTATATAGCTGAATTTGCTGGGGTATCTTGTATCCGGTCCTCTCATTCTTTGGTGCAGCTGTTTTTCCTCTTCCTGTTGCAAATCCTTTGTAGTAATGTCAATCTTCTGGGGAAAGTGACCTTTGGGACAGACCAACTATATACTAACCACaggcaatgggagttgtagtccaaaaataacatcCCTTATGTTATTTTGAAAGatatttcctggttttcttcttGCCTATTTTGTTTAATTGGGAAGACCAACTGCTGTTTGAGCCATGAAGAAACTGCTGCTTCAAGGAAACAGATACTACATAAGAAGATGGAtgggccaaataaataaataaataaaaattaaaaaaaaatccctttctgTTCTATTTCTATTTTGAAAGCAAAGGCTGGACAAAATATCTCTATGACAGCCAAGGCTAGCCTAAGACATttttgtagggtaatttaagtttcctaaggcttcagtctTTGGTAAGGaaactaaaatatttaaatatcaaaaatgtcacagccaagcctgttagggtctagctttaaagtAGCAGACtagcagaaatgtgcttttgTCTAACTATGGCCCTTCAGCCTCCACTTCCTCATCCTCTTTCTAACTCAAAGTATTTTTAGGAGCATCAGTACTAGGAAGATTGAAAAGGAGccctggagaaacacagacatgcagtagtatgtctgcagtaaacaaagcaataaacaaaACTTGAGCAGGGAAAGTGAAATTCTGCTCTAACCAACTCTACTATAGCTGTGTGTTCCTGTGTccaaacaggcaaggtaaacagcagctgactCTAGAGTCTCTTACAGAACATGTGTCAACTCCAAAACAGGGAGAAAAGAGAAGATCAGGTAAGACTGCCTCATCAGTTTGACACAGcatgttaggtccaaaacacaccacagaaataatccagtttgagattgctttaataataataataataataataataataataatttatttctaaaccgctattccagcgatcatAGCGGTGTAAGtgcccagaactctctgacagaaaaggctaaatgtctcacaaaactacagttcccagaattccctagcattgagccaggggagttaaagccatctcaaaccggattatttctgcagtatgttttggacttaatAAAGCATACATCTGTAAGTTTGGCACCAAAGTGGAATTCTTAAGAAAAGTGAAGACTAGTGAGTTATTCCTGGATTCATCTTGTAAGAAGCCTTCCAACAGTCTCTAGAAAGTTCAGAATGTTTTTCtctacttagggttgccataactgaggagctccgaaccgggacaaatgtaggacaaggcttaaaaatgtaggacttttttttaaggtcctacattttaaaaccttgtcctcctcctccttcccggcttgggaggaagcctcggcctgctcccaggccgggaaggagctcGGGGGCCACCTGTCATCGCAGCGAtcaccgcggtgggaagcggcctcctcctcctccccggcttgggagAAAGCTtcagcctcctctcaggccgggaaggatgCAAGGGTTGCTCCTCATCGTGGTGATCACCGCGgtgggaagcagcctcctcccggccccaactccctttcccggcctctgtggaggcttgggcctccatagaggccgggaaggagggaggaagtcaAGCCCTAGCGCCTATCCGACCTCGCACCTCCCTCATCCTTTAGAGAGACTACTACTCGCTCTTCTTGCTGCCTTCCCAAAACTGTGCCTCAAAGttggagaggaagaagggagaagaggagatgagaaggagagaatgaaaggaaagaggaggaggaggcaccgcCTTCTTCCAGCCTTTTCAAGGCGTGTAAACACTCCCTCCTGGCGACCCTCCCTCTGGTTTTTCTTATAACAAGTTTCTCTTCAGAGGGAGGTCTGCccttgccaccctctgaggctgagagagtgtgacttgtgacCAAGAGCCcagctgggaaccaaaccctggtctccagagtcccagtcccaCGCTCaaacatgtgtgtatgtttgtatgaaTATagataattgtgtgtgtgtttgtatgataTAACTCGCAGACCGGGTTGAATCCcggcttggtcatgtaaaccacTGAGGGCATTTTCTAAAGCCATCTTCCAATGAGAAACCACCTCAGCCCAATTATTCTGTTTTCCATACTGTAGGAACCAAAGACA is a window from the Sceloporus undulatus isolate JIND9_A2432 ecotype Alabama chromosome 1, SceUnd_v1.1, whole genome shotgun sequence genome containing:
- the LOC121918995 gene encoding cholesterol 24-hydroxylase-like translates to MLPQYPKDRIVYGRLFNMFGVRFLGNGLVTEREYNHWRKQRKIMDPAFSRTYLIGLMGIFNDQAEELMKELEKEADGETKVDVMYLLRRVTLDIIAKVVTR